TCCCGTGCACAAAGGAGGCGGCTGCTGAGCGGCTCAGGGCTTTGTCGGGGAGGAAGgatgctgggcaggagggatgcagccCAAGGAGGAGGCAAGAGCCGCGGGAAGCATCcggctccctgcagccagcacctccATGCCAGCCAGgccctggggaaggagggagggtgGTGGCtatgggaggaggaggaggagtaggagtagaaggaggaggaaggaagcagaggcTGAAGGCCCTGGTGGGGCGGTGGGAGGGTGAAGGCTGCTGGGCACCCTGGGGACGGAGGGTCCCCGGGCGCTGCAGGGCTCAGGGGGGACTATGCATGGTgaaggcaggggagagggagggagggatggagggatggaaaGAGGGAGGGCAAGCGCTAGcagccgcctcctcctcctttgcAGCCTGAGCCCGGACTGCTTCTCTCTGCCGCTTTCCTCCTTCACAGCTCCCTCTGCCTGTCTCCCCACGAACACCGCGGGTCCTCCGCCGGGCCTTGCTGCCATGCGGCAGCCCGCCGGCCTcatcctgcagcccccctgccctccgAGCCCACCCTGCGCAGTCCCTGGCCCTGGCAGGCTCCTGGCTGGGATCatcccagagcatccctgccaggagagcagctggcatGGGGTATGTGGCTGAGCCTGGGCACCTGCGCTATCCTTCCCCATACTGGGCTAGACCCACGGTTGCAAGGACCCAGGCTTGGTCCTGAGACATTCCCTGAGCACCCTGGCTTGGTCCTGATTGGGTCCCGATTAATCCTGGTTTGGTCCCTGGCTTAGTCCTGATCTGATCCCTGAACACCCTGGCTTGATCCTGTTCTGGTCCCTGAGTACCTTGGCTTGGTGCTGGCTGGGTCCTGATCCAGTCTTCGAGCACCCTGGCTTGGTCCCTGCCTTGGCCCTGATGTGGTCCCCGAGCCCCTCAGCTCAGTCCCCAGTGTCAAAGCCATCCAGCACTGACATGTTTTCTTGTCTCTGATGGGGACATGGGGGCAGATGGCAGCATTTggcccaggatgctgctggcctgggaGAAGTCCCCACCCCAGTGTAGCCCTGGGGTTTGGGGTGCCACTGATCCTCCCCTCCTATAAACGTGCTCagtcccatcccaccccagaAGCAGCTGCACCCAGCTGCTGTGGTAGGTGCTCTCTTCGCTTGGCAGTGGTGGCCCGGGGAGCAGAGGGTGAAGGCTCGAGCCCGGGTGTCTCCGCAGAGCTTTCAGGCTCAGCATCAATAATAGATGCACTTTCAGAGGGGTATTAATAAAGATCTCATGCATCATGCATGGCCAGCGGCGCAGGGGAAAGCAGGGCTGTTTACTGCCCGGTGAGAGCTGACGTCCCACTGAAAGGTGCCCAAAAGATGGctctttccaaaggaaacacGGGTGCTGAGCTCCTTGTTAATGATATCTGGGGTGTCCCCCTGGAaaagctgtggggtttttttctggtgcttgGGGTCATCTGCATCCCACAGAGTGGTCCTTGCTCAGGATCTGGCTCCCACACACATGGGATAGTTCagctgctggggccagcagTGCTTGGGGCTGCTGGGTGCTCACCTGAGGGACACGAGCACCCTTGGGTACCATCAGAGGTTTGAGCTCTTAGGAACAGGTCCAAGGAGTCATTTAGGATTTCACTCTCAACAGGTTTccttctggctccttccctcaTCCCATCTCTGCTAGCAGCCCTTGGGGACCCAGTGTCCCCTGCCCAGCTTTCCACCCAACTCCACACGGTCCTCCCACCCCATAGCAAGCTCGGTGTGGGGCAGTAGATTTTCCCGGGATAGTGGTATAACTGGGGTTTAGCCCTGGGATGCTTCAGTCCACATGCCAGCAAAGGGCTGGCGGACATGAGGGGGTGAGGTAGGGAGACCCTCCCTTTCCTCCATAACATGGTTGGGGGACATATCGCCTCTCTCCAAGGCTCTCCAaggtggagggggaaaaatcTGTCAGAGAGAGCAGACTTGCAACCGTGCCCCtttcctgcctcagtttctccctCTGCAAGAAAAGGCCGATCATCCCCAAAATGCCCAAGCATCGATGACAGCTGCCGAGACCTGAGCCAGGGATATGACAGCCCATCCCCACTGCCCAGCTCCCTTGTTCCCACAGGCACCTTCTCCTCCTgattaattaaaaccaaagatCAGTGAGCCCCATCCGAGCAAGCATCTCCTATCAGAAGGATGAGATTTTGGGGTTGTATGgttttaactgatttttaacCACCAGAGGAGGGAGGCTCTGCTATTGGTGGCACCTTCTAGGCTGCAACATCTTCTCCAGAGCCGTCTGGCCACTGGTTGTTCCCAGGAGAAGGGAAGTGGCATTTCTCAACCATTCAAATCACCAAAAGGGAGGGAAGCAAACAACCCCCCTCGGCTTCGCAGGGGGCTGTatcctgcctggctgcctctgcctcaTGGTGCCTGGATCTCCCGCCCTGGGCATGTGCCAGGTTGAAAATGAGGAGCAGGGCTGTAATTCACCCCATTTCTTGTGGGTGAAGCTTGCCCGAGGGCATGCCAGGCATCTGCACCCCATGGGGGACCAGGAGCCGAGGGTGGGGGCTCTGGGCTAAGTTTCAGGGTCCCCACAGTGGGCCCCACAGCTCTGGATCCAAGTAGGGCAGATCCTTCCAGGGCTTGGCCTCATTGGAATAAACCCAGAGCAATATCCATCTTTTTGTAGAAGGTGtcccttccctgctctgtcCCAGGACAAGACCCTTCTCCCAGAATGAGCCACCCATCCTGGGGATTTGGGGATGCTCAGGAGGAGGATCGCCAACCCCCTTGCTGCACtgattgatttttctctccctgctcatTATTTAAGCACCTTTTTCCCCATCCGTGGCAGCTAGAGGtcaaaaacacaaacagaaatactcCTGGTGTTGGCTGCTACACGGGATTGAAAGGCAGAGAGCAACCCCAGCATGGTCTTAGATAAGCTcaaatttttaattagaaaaatagaCACAATTTTCTAATATTCCCGATagaggctttttctttttacaaacaggaaaataataataataataataatcataatcatcatcatcatcataataatcataataataataatgacatcACCTTTCCAAAGGGACCGTTACACACCAGCTGCCAAAGCCTGGCAGCATCTCTCTCCTTCGGGAGAAAGGACCGGTGCAGCCGCAGCCCCCGACTGTGCCGGCTGGTAAATAACCAGTCGGGAGCATCGTGTAAAGTGCTGGCAGGGGAAATCACAGTCAGCTTGCTACAAACGCAGGATGTCCATGGGTTTGGGTATATAAAAACCCCACCTCAGTGGTGATTTCTTTCtgtacatgtttttttctttcccctccttggAACAGGAGCTATAAAAATGACTCAGTCCCTGCAGTTTGGAGATGGCTCCAGGCGGCCAGAGCTGCCACATCCCACCTCCACAGCGAGCGGTCCAGCACCACAGCATCACCTCTGCTTCCCGTGTGGCCCTCTCCTCCCCGGCATGGCCTGATCTGTCATCATCTTCTCAGGGGCCACCCCAGAAGAATGATATTCCCACCCCGACTCTCCCGTGAGATGCTCAGGGGACCTTGGGAAACACTGTCTCCCAATGTTCAGTGGCTTCACAGTGTCCCGAAGGAGAGACCCACTGAGAAGAACCCCAAACCTTTGAGCTTCTCCTCTGTCCGGGCTTTCTGCTTCAGGTGGACCTTGCTGTGGCGTTTCTTCTCATCGCTCCTGGCAAAGCGGCGGCCGCAGGTGTCACAGGAGAAGGGCTTCTCACCAGTGTGGGTGCGGATGTGGGTGGTGAGGTGGTCGCTGCGGCTGAAGTTCCTCAGGCAGATGCGGCACTGGAAGGGTTTGTGGCCCGTGTGGATGCGGAGGTGCCTGTTGAGCTCATCCGAGCGGGCGAAGCTCCGGATACAGTTCTCCACTGGGCAGGCGAAAGCCTTCTCATGGGGTTTCGGGCAGAAGCATTTGGAAGAGCACTTGGTCCGGCGAGTCTTCTTCTTGGGCTCAGCCAAGGCAGGAGGGTtggtgggcagcaggggagggatggaggaagaGGTGGCGTGACCCAAAAAGTCCGTGGTGGGGACAGAGGGTGAGGGGTGAGGATGGAGGATCTCGGCAGAGCTCATCAGACCCGGCAGGACTTCGGGCTGGGCCATGGAAGCATTGAACTCCGGCATTAATGGAGGAGGGAGGTTGTGGATCTTGGTGTCGGCAAAGTCCCCATGGGCCGGGAAGTTTTCTGGCTCGCAGCCAAAGCCCAGATGGGTGCCAAAGCAGGCAGCATCCTCTGCCAGGCTGCCGAGCTCTGACTGGCAGCTGATGGACAAGACGCTCTCCATCTTGGAACCCAGCGGGTGGAACAGCCCCTGGCCACTCTCCCCAGCCAGGAAGGCTTCAGGAGAATGGTAGCCAGCGGGCAAGTAGGCCTGATGCTGGGTGATGGGCTCCCACTGGGTGCAGGAGGCTTTAAACTTGTCCAGGGGTGGGGAACCAGAGGGCAGCTTGATGTCCTGCTTGTTGTCCAGGAGCTTGGGCTGGAAGAAGCACTGCGAGGTGTTTCCTAAGGTGGGTTGTGCCTGGAGGGGTGGAGTACCCTCTGCCGTGGGGAAGCTGCTGTAGCCCTGCTCCGGGAAGGGTGTTTGGGTGGATCCGTTCATTtcaggctggcaggcagtgTAAAGGTCCAGCTGGCTCTGAGCCACCTCGGGACAGGGGTAAAGAGCATCCAGGTGCCTTTGGTGGCCCTCAGAGGAGGTGAAGGGGGAGATGCCCAGGATCCCTGACATCAGGTTGAAGAGGGATTCCTGGTCCTGGGGATGCTCTGGCACTGCCTTGATGAAGAAGCTGCCGGTGTAGCTGAGCGAAGGGGAGGGCTGGCTGCCCAGGAGGGGGTAATCCACTGCCCCCTCGCTCATCGGGGTGTCCAGCAGCTCACCTGGGGACACAGAGGGGACAGTGGTTAGAGGGATGAAGGGATGCAGGGcttgttggggggtggggggggcgggatACAGGGGAACAGCGGGAGGCTGATGTTGCGTCACTGCGAAGTCCCCATCCTAGCCGTGTCCCCGGGACCGCAGAGGGAGCCCTGGGCTTCACCTCCCTTTCCCGGCAGGACCCTCTCCCTCGGCTACGGGGGACTGTTGGACCCACAGCCACgggctgggagcaggctgggggcagaggagagCGAGATGCCCGATTCCTGGCTGCAGCTATCACTCCCAGCAGGGTCCTCCATCCCCGCCCggctccccccccgcccttaCCTCCGAGGAAATCGGCCTCTGCCAGAAGTTGCTGCTCAGGCTGCCCCAAGCCCTGCAGGTCTCCGGTTTTCATCTCGCAGCTCTCCTCGTACTTGGAGTAAAGCGGGTCCGGGCAGGAGAAATCCATAACGTTGAGCATCTTCCCTGGAGGCACGGCCGGAGTGgaggggccgggctggggcgaGCTGGGGGATGCTCAGGGCGAGCCGGGGGATGCTGCGGGGTACCCAGACTAAGCCGGGGGATGCTCGGGGCGAGCCGAAGGATGCTGCGGGGTACCGGGCTGAGCCGGGGGATGCTCGGGGCGAGCCGAGAGATGCTGCGGAGTACCGGACTGAGCCGGGGGATGCTCGGGGTACCCAGACTGAGCCGGGGGATGCTCGGGGTAGGTGCCAGGGGCCGTTCGGGGGCTGCTGCGGAGTGCTTGGGGCAATCCGGGGGATGCTCGAGCTGGGTGCCGGGAGCGATCCGGGGCGTGCTGTGCCCCGGGGGGTGCTGTGCCTcggggggcaggcgggggcaggcagaggcaggcagcagcggcAACCCGTGCGGACACCCGGCTCTCCCTCCCCGCCGCCTCTTTTATATCTGCAGCGGGGCTGCTCCGACCTTCCGCCGCAGCCATTTCTGGAGTCCCCAGTGAGGCTGCCGTGACGTAAATGCCCATATATGGACTCAGGATGTAGGCTAGGGAGTCCCAATAAGGAAATCTCTCCCGTGAcgcgctgccccctccctccccctccccctcccttcccctcccccttttctctccctctgtgtttttctccccccaccttttctctctcttttaaacTAATAATCGCGATATTTTTAAGAAACCGCTGCAGGCCCCgaggctgctgctctgtgtgtgtgtgcacagcacCCCCCCGCACCCCTTGCCatcctgcccgcagccccccgcggcACCCCCTCCATCAGCACCCCCTGCACATGGCTGCGCACAGGCTGGCCCGCACAGGCAGCTGCACGCAGCCTGCGCTCCGCCTGCCGGGTTCAGCTTTGTCCCTGCAGTTCCcacggctgggctgggctggggggatgctgggcaCCCCTCCGGATCTGGCCCTTGCACCACAGCAACGAACTGGCGCTTTGGCTTCCCTCCGACGTGGGCTGCTGTTCTTCCAGATTTACATCTCCCCAGGCTCTTATTTGCCTtatgctattttttcccctgtgaatGCCTTTTGTTGCTCTTGTTCCTTCTAGAAGTGTGAAAGGTGCTGGGTTTGCTattcccctcctcccttctctcctttctgtgCCTGATTTTGCAATACTTTCTGCTGGCATTTCGtatttgctttgatttggaGCCGTGAAGCGGATGCCAGCTCCTCCTGCGATCGAGCAAGCGGCCAAAAAGAGAAGGcaaggctgcagccagctccctcaCCGTGTTTCAGTCATCCAAGTTCATGGCTCCTACCCAGGCCGGTGTGCAATAAGCATGGAtttgggctgggagggggcagatCCATACTGCAAATCCCACCAGCTCGTCAAAAGGGTATGTTTTAAGAGCAGACTCAACACAAGCAGTGATTCAGAAGGATCCTGGCAGAGCTTCCAACCCCGTTGCAGTGCCCTGAGCATCCGCTCCGGTCGCTGCAGTGGGGTGAAACCTCCAGTGAAGCAAGGCTGGAAGCTGTTGCTTTCCCTGCTTGGTTGTTTGGAGATTTCCAGTTTTCCAGCATTGATTCAGGGATGATCCTGGGTGAGCAGTGATGATTTGGAGAGCCAGTTGCCACTGGCACCCAGCACAAGCAGtttggagggggaggggaaggttTTCTCTGGGCAATATGGCTGTTGGGTTCAGTGCCCACTGTAAAACACATCTATAAAAACTGTAGCAGGCACAAAACCACCATTTCTCAGTGCAAGGTGGCCAATGAGAAGGTGAACTCTGCAATGGGGTCTGCAGGAGAAGCTGTGGGGTGCAAAGAAGctagagaggaggagggaatctctccccagctcccctACCTGCGTGTTTTCCCTGCCTGCATGTGCGTACAGCCTTTGCTGGAAGGCCAGATCTGTTGGGATGTGCAGCAGAGCCTGCATCCATGTCCATGGGGCCAAGTGATGCTTGAGCCAGggtgcagcagctgaagcagggCCCTGCTCCGGTGTTATTCCTGGCTCCAGCAATGACTCACTGCATTACCTTGGGCAAATCACTCTGAAATGTGTCTAGCAGCACTTCCCCATGTTGGGGGCAGGCTGTTCATTGttgctgctgcaaaatgcaCCCAGATCgctgctgaaaaatgcaaagaagcATTAAGCCCAGCTGGTGATTCAGGGAGTGTCAAGGAATGAGCTGTAAGGTTCAGGTTGTAAACAgaagagggatggagagagaTTCAGAAAATTATCAGAATGTGGAAATGGTGAGTGGGATCCAATTATTCACCTTCTCTCGTCTCacaggagctggggagagccCAGTGCAATGGCCAGAAAGTGGGTTTCAGGCAAACCAAAGGTAATACTTAGCCCTGCAATGCTCAGTGAAACTGGAACTCAGTGCTTCAGGCCATTGTGGGGACTGAGATGACAAACAGGTTCAAAACAGCCCATCTGTGGCTACTGAACACGGCCCCAATCTGCTGCTTAGGGCATCTGCTGGATGCTGGTGCGATATGACAAAGGGATGGACCTCAGGGtccttcctctcttcttcaCCTCTCCTTGGCTGCATTAAATGGACCCATCAGACCTTGGTCACTTATTTTCTTTGGCTGTGCTACATTTTAACTGAGATGTCAGGCTTTAGGATGTGTAGGGCCTCCAGTTTCTGAGCTGGAGTCCAGATCTTTGTTCTTGCCTGTTGCCATGCACATCCCTTTGACaactgctgccagcacaagaagttttccttttctcctagagatggaaaaaaatgtcccACCTTTTATAGATGGCAGCCTAATGTGCCATGGGAAGGTCCACTGCTACTGCcgcagggcagaggcagctctCGTAAACTTCTCTTCATCCTCAGACATGATCCTAAAATAGTGGCGACATTTCAGTTCCccagacaagaaaataaacaattattGTGTGGTTTATATATGCCTTGTCTGCCTGGGAAAGCACTGCTGACTGTACAAGGGTGGTTGTATAGGTACTGTCTGATGTGCCCTCTTCCTCTGGatgaatgcttttttcttttaagcctgAGATAAATAGAAACCCCcttatactgaaaataaaactggtcTAAAGTGACCCTCTTGGATGGCAATTTCCACAGGAGGAGTGTGGCTGTGTTAGCTCCGACCGTGGAGGTGACACCACACATGAGGTAATGGGAAAACGTGACCACGACTAAAGCCAAACTCCAGGAccaggtgctggcacagcctttcccttccCAGGAGGGGCACTTGGCTGGCGAGGAGGCGGGATAGCCTTCCTGGGGTGAAATGTGTCGTCATAAAAATACAGGGAGGAAATCCGTGCAGCAGCCAGGTCCCCCCTGCCGCATGCAGGCACCCTGAGGAGGTACCAGACCTCAGGCTCTGCCCTGGTTTTTGGgtcctctctctccttctctgaTCACTGAGATGCTGTGGGAAGCTTTGCTTAAGGTCTTTAAGAGCTGAAGTGGTTTGGAAAGCTGCTatggtgtgtgtctgtgggtcATCTCGCAGCAAAGGTTCACCCAAGCAGAAGGGCTTTGGGCTCCTGCTCCCTCCGTGCATCCTCTGTGTGTTGGGAGCATCCTTGGGGCAGCAAATGATGACTCCAAAGGAAGGAGCGGTTTTGCTCCAGTGATGTTGGGATCCTGAAAGGCATCTCTGAGCTTTTGGGCAGGGCAAAGGTTGTTTAGCCCCAAGCTCACCCCCAAGCTCACCCCCAAGCTTGCCCAGGACTGTGGCCCTCCAAGCATGACACAGCGCGCAGGCTGCCGACCTGGGACTCCCCCAGTCACCTGCCACATGGAACCAGCTGGCACAAGCCACTGTCCCTGGGTGCCTGCCTACCTCCGCCAGCCAGGGTGAGTGCTTGCTTGGTGAACTCCTCGCTGGCTCCTGCTGATCCACCCAGATGTCTCCCTCACAGAGCCAGGGGCCAGCTTGGTCTCAGGGGTCACCTTTCTTCTGACCACGCCACCGTGCTGTGTGCAATCCATTGTAATGGCATatctgcctgcctttccctctgGGTTCCCAGTCTGAGCTCCCAGTTGGGGTTGGAGCATGGAAATCAAGCCTTCATTCTTGGATTTGTCCCGTTTCTCCCCTGGTTTTCATCTTTGGGGGCTGGGTTTGTGGTCTTCCCTATAGTCTGGGGAGATTTTGGCAGGGTGTTGGATGTCTTGGGAGTCCCTGTCCTGTTTAAGGGTGAAGCTACTGTGGAAAGGAGTCaaatcttcctcttcctcctgccttgccttgccaCAAGCCAGCAAGGAGCTGAGGGAAGGTCTGGGGAGCACCTTTCCCATTGTGGCTGGGCAAGAGGAGGCAGCCCCAGAGCCACTGGCAAGGGCAGAGATGGGCAACAATGATCTAAGGCTGGAATTCATTTTTCCAAAGAATAGCCTGAGTATTGGGTCATGGCAATACTACTTTTGCAGGCAAACTTGGGCCTGTGTGCCCAAAGCCAACTGATATCTAGGGAAAAGTGTAATTTCTGTGTGTCTTGTCCAAGCTCCAAGTATTCATGGCTCATGCACCTTCTCCATTTGACCCGATGCCTTATGGTTGATAGTCCTCAGTGCATTTTTCCACTGTCTGATTCCTTTATGAACACTTAGCATTCCCTGTGCTGTGAGATGATCTAAGTTTTAGGTGAAGAAAtctctctttctgtttgtttggaaCATGCCCACCGCCTCCACGCTTGCAGCTTCAGAAAAGCCTCTGAGCaaatgggtgtgtgtgtgcgatAAATCTGCTGGCTGTTCACACAGGGCGACGAATTCCCTCCTTCTGGTGATCAAAACTGATCTGTGGTGGTGGGTATAGCTGGGAAATTCCCTGCTGGTAATGCTAACCTCTTCCAAGGGCTTCTCTCATGGACGAGAAAGTGGCTCTGTTGACTCTGAGCCACTGGTCCTCAATATTCGAGATGCTtcaagtggttttttttccctggaagcTGGGGAAAATACAactctgcagccctgcctgcctccccttGCTCCCCAGCATTTCCATCTCTTATGACTAACAGTGTCCCTTGGATTTTCTGCTTGTTGTTCAGGTTTGCTATGCAGACGGAACTGAGCAACAGATGGAATTgggtattttaaagaaatcccccctggaagtgctgctgcttcttcccccaTGGTGTTAGGGACAAAGGTGGGCACCCAAgggggcagctgccctgccagTACCCATGGCTTGCAAGCTGCTGTTTGGgtgcccaggagctgctggtcaCCATCCTGTGCTTCCTGCAACCCCCTGAAATACCTTTCGTGAGTCCCATCTCCTGGATGCAGAGCATCTTCCTTAAACCACCTCCACAAAAAAGAACACGAAAAGCCTGCTACAAAACCCAGATTCTTTATATACCACCCCAAACCTCCCTCCACCAGGCCTCTGAGACGGAGAAGGGAGCAGCACTGCCCAGACTCTTGAAGCTGGCAACGTACTTTGCAGGGGGGTGGATGGCATGACGCGACTCAGCAGTGATTCTCTTGGGATGGTCGCAGGACATAGCATGTCGAGGGGTCACAGCACAGCCACTGGATCTCATCTCTTTGCCTTCCATCTCCCCCTCCAATCGCTCCAACCGTCTCCCCTTCCAGGAAAACTTCTAGAATACATCCCTCTGCATTTCCATGGCAACTGGCACGCGACCAGCGGTGCTGTCTCCGCTGTGTACCTATTCCTGGCACCATAGAAGAGGATGCTCATGTGACAGAGGAGACAACCTGGAGAGGTCAAGAAGGagaccaccaccacctcccagcCATGCCACCAGCCCCGAGGCAGTGGAAGGATGCTCCGAGGATCTTTACCAAAGAGCATCTTTCCTCAGGCATGTCCAGGCGGCCTCAGCAGATTTAAGTAGCACGTGAGCTCTTTGAAATGCCTGCCAAAAagggctttattttttaattaccgGGCATGAGGGAGGAATCGCTGGCTGGAATTTCAGAGCCTGGGCACAGCGGGAGGTCAGGGCGGATGGCTATCTCACTCCAGGTTTTATGTTGCTGCACATCACCATATTCTCCCGGTGCTCAGCTAGTGATAACAGCTCTTCCTGTTCCTGAAATTTACAGATCACTTGTCCTGCATCCTTGCTTCTTTATTACAGCAGCTGAGCTTTGGGGTAAAATCCCTGAAATTTGGCTGCTACCTGCAGTTTAGCTGAGGGGAATTACAGTCTGGGAGTGACTGCATATGGGGACAGAGAGAAGCTTGCCAAAGCGGAGAGGTCGCTGTAGCTCCTGCGATCGCATCGCCTCCTAAAAATAGGTTATAGTCAGAAATAATCTCATCTcctgcttccccctgccccctgaataataaaataaaacccaatacTAAAGGCAAAGTGCTAATGCTGTGAACTCTCAGAGAAGCTGGCGGAGAGCAGAAGTGGTATTTCTATTCTCTCCATCACGCATCCTAATCACAATATTTTTAGCATGTGTTTTTGCATGGGTTGGTCAGGGGCATCAGGATTAATTGGGCTCAGTGTAAGCACAGAGCTGAGGCCGGGGCTGTCAGAAGCACAATGATTTGGCTCTAATAAAGTAAAAGCAGGAGGGGATGATTTTATTAACTTCTTTTGagattcacatttttttctaagagtCTGTCTGCCTTGATATATTAACTGGGAAGCTGCAAACATTTCCAAGAAAGCTTGCCTTCCACATTAAATTAAATGATTTGTTGAGCCCCAGATAAGTCTTTCTCCACTCATTCTCACACTGGTTTTAATCACctctaaaaaaattatgtatattttataagAAAGCATTCTTTAAACCAAATTGTTGGActatt
This genomic interval from Falco peregrinus isolate bFalPer1 chromosome 2, bFalPer1.pri, whole genome shotgun sequence contains the following:
- the EGR4 gene encoding early growth response protein 4, yielding MSEGAVDYPLLGSQPSPSLSYTGSFFIKAVPEHPQDQESLFNLMSGILGISPFTSSEGHQRHLDALYPCPEVAQSQLDLYTACQPEMNGSTQTPFPEQGYSSFPTAEGTPPLQAQPTLGNTSQCFFQPKLLDNKQDIKLPSGSPPLDKFKASCTQWEPITQHQAYLPAGYHSPEAFLAGESGQGLFHPLGSKMESVLSISCQSELGSLAEDAACFGTHLGFGCEPENFPAHGDFADTKIHNLPPPLMPEFNASMAQPEVLPGLMSSAEILHPHPSPSVPTTDFLGHATSSSIPPLLPTNPPALAEPKKKTRRTKCSSKCFCPKPHEKAFACPVENCIRSFARSDELNRHLRIHTGHKPFQCRICLRNFSRSDHLTTHIRTHTGEKPFSCDTCGRRFARSDEKKRHSKVHLKQKARTEEKLKGLGFFSVGLSFGTL